A genomic stretch from Hymenobacter psoromatis includes:
- a CDS encoding leucine dehydrogenase produces MVLDAPTQAPASIFEQVAEFQHEQVVYCHDHETGLKAIIGIHNTVLGPALGGTRMWHYATEAEALHDVLRLSRGMTYKAAISGLNLGGGKAVIIGDVKKLKNEALLRKFGRFVNNLNGKYITAEDVNMTTKDMEYIRMETKHVAGLPESMGGSGDPSPVTAYGTYMGMKAAAKKAFGSDSLAGKRIAVQGVGYVGTYLLEYLQKEGAQLVLTDYYEERAYEAASRFGAQAVGMDEIYDQDVDIYSPCALGATINDDTIGRLKCRVIAGCANNQLERENEHGPELVRRGIVYAPDFLINAGGLINVYSEIVGSSRQGALAQTERIYDYTLQVLDKAEQENSHPQAAAIRQAQERIEAVGRVKSTS; encoded by the coding sequence ATGGTACTCGACGCGCCAACCCAGGCCCCTGCCTCTATTTTTGAGCAGGTAGCCGAATTTCAGCACGAGCAAGTGGTGTACTGCCACGACCACGAAACTGGCCTCAAGGCCATTATCGGCATCCACAATACCGTCCTCGGGCCGGCATTGGGGGGCACCCGCATGTGGCATTATGCCACCGAGGCCGAGGCCCTGCACGACGTGCTGCGCCTGAGCCGCGGCATGACCTACAAGGCCGCCATCTCGGGCCTGAACCTGGGCGGCGGCAAGGCCGTGATTATCGGCGACGTGAAGAAGCTCAAGAACGAGGCGCTGCTGCGCAAGTTCGGCCGCTTCGTTAACAACCTGAATGGCAAGTACATCACTGCCGAAGATGTGAACATGACCACCAAGGACATGGAGTACATCCGCATGGAAACCAAGCACGTGGCCGGCTTGCCCGAAAGCATGGGGGGTAGCGGCGACCCGTCGCCGGTGACCGCCTACGGCACCTACATGGGCATGAAGGCCGCCGCCAAAAAAGCCTTCGGCTCGGACAGCCTCGCCGGCAAGCGCATTGCCGTGCAGGGGGTAGGGTACGTGGGTACTTATCTGCTCGAATATTTGCAGAAAGAAGGTGCCCAGCTGGTGCTCACCGACTACTATGAGGAGCGCGCCTACGAGGCGGCCAGCCGCTTTGGCGCGCAGGCCGTGGGCATGGACGAAATCTATGACCAGGACGTGGACATCTACTCGCCCTGCGCGCTGGGCGCCACTATCAACGACGACACCATTGGCCGGCTCAAGTGCCGCGTCATCGCGGGCTGCGCCAACAATCAGCTGGAACGCGAGAACGAGCACGGCCCCGAGCTGGTGCGCCGCGGCATCGTGTACGCGCCTGATTTTCTGATAAATGCCGGCGGCCTCATCAACGTGTACTCCGAAATAGTGGGGAGCAGCCGCCAGGGCGCGCTGGCCCAAACCGAAAGAATCTACGACTACACCCTGCAAGTGCTCGACAAAGCTGAGCAGGAAAACAGCCACCCCCAGGCGGCTGCCATTCGCCAGGCCCAGGAGCGCATCGAAGCCGTGGGCCGGGTAAAATCTACTTCTTAA
- a CDS encoding ABC transporter, whose amino-acid sequence MPTRSLAAVNPHIFHYKWRFLGGVLFVVLSTLLTIFPAQLVRYSFDLVNEGVDLYHLYAGTQAQAGVYQLFGRNVLFYGMVIIALALLRGIFLFFMRQTLIVMSRLIENDQKNQIYQHYQSLPLSFYRRHSTGDLMSRISEDVGRVRMYLGPGIMYFLQLVVLFVLVVPLMLLVNVKLTVLTLLPLPVLSVAIFYVNNLIEKKSDDIQRALAAMTTFTQEAFSGIRVLKSFVRQEDSAEQFQVSTNEYKDKSLSLNFVNSLFFPLILFLVGISTIVTVWIGGQEVIRGTITTGSIAEFIIYVNLLTWPVTALGWTSSLVQRAEASQARINEFLDEKTDIVSRQNVEREIIGDIVFDHVTFTYPDTGIKALRDVSFRIRPGQTLAVIGNTGSGKSTIAALLCRLYDVSSGTIRVDGVDVRDYALTSLREQIGYVPQDVFLFSDSIRNNINFGLNQPDEARMAQAARDADVYDNIIHFPEGFDTKVGERGITLSGGQKQRVSMARALVKEPKILILDDSLSAVDTKTENAILDSLQRVMKNRTSLIISHRVSSVKLADEILVIDDGQIVQHGPHATLMAEADGLYRALYERQLQTEEAVNE is encoded by the coding sequence ATGCCAACCCGCTCGCTCGCTGCCGTCAATCCGCATATTTTTCACTATAAATGGCGTTTCCTCGGCGGGGTGCTATTCGTGGTTCTGAGCACGCTGCTGACCATTTTTCCGGCCCAGCTGGTGCGCTACTCCTTCGATTTGGTCAACGAGGGCGTTGACCTCTACCACTTGTATGCCGGCACGCAGGCGCAGGCGGGGGTGTACCAGCTGTTTGGGCGCAACGTGCTCTTTTATGGCATGGTCATTATCGCGCTGGCGCTGCTGCGGGGCATTTTCTTGTTTTTTATGCGCCAGACGCTCATCGTGATGTCGCGGCTCATCGAAAACGACCAGAAAAACCAGATTTACCAGCACTACCAGTCGCTGCCGCTCAGCTTCTACCGCCGCCACAGCACCGGCGACCTCATGTCGCGTATCTCTGAAGACGTGGGCCGCGTGCGCATGTATCTGGGGCCGGGCATTATGTATTTTTTGCAGCTCGTCGTGCTGTTCGTGCTGGTGGTGCCGCTCATGCTGCTGGTCAATGTGAAGCTGACGGTGCTCACGCTCCTACCCCTGCCAGTGCTGTCGGTCGCTATTTTCTACGTTAACAACCTGATTGAGAAGAAGTCGGATGATATTCAGCGGGCGCTGGCGGCTATGACGACCTTCACGCAGGAGGCATTTTCGGGCATTCGGGTGCTCAAGTCGTTCGTGCGCCAGGAAGATTCAGCCGAGCAGTTTCAGGTTTCGACCAACGAGTACAAAGACAAGTCCTTGAGCCTGAACTTCGTGAACTCGCTGTTCTTTCCGCTCATTCTATTTCTGGTGGGCATCAGCACCATCGTCACGGTCTGGATTGGCGGCCAGGAAGTCATCCGCGGCACCATCACCACGGGCAGCATCGCTGAGTTTATTATCTATGTAAACCTGCTAACCTGGCCCGTGACGGCCTTGGGTTGGACCTCCTCGCTGGTGCAGCGCGCCGAGGCGTCGCAGGCCCGCATCAACGAGTTTCTGGACGAGAAAACGGACATCGTTTCGCGCCAAAACGTGGAGCGGGAAATCATCGGCGACATTGTCTTTGACCACGTTACGTTCACCTACCCCGACACCGGCATTAAGGCGCTGCGCGACGTGAGCTTCCGCATCCGGCCGGGCCAGACGCTGGCCGTTATTGGCAACACGGGCTCGGGCAAGAGCACCATTGCGGCGCTGCTGTGCCGGCTCTACGACGTGAGCAGCGGCACCATCCGCGTCGATGGCGTGGACGTGCGCGACTACGCGCTGACCTCGCTGCGCGAGCAAATCGGCTACGTGCCGCAGGACGTGTTCCTGTTTTCGGACAGCATTCGCAACAACATCAACTTCGGCCTCAACCAGCCCGATGAGGCGCGCATGGCCCAGGCCGCCCGCGACGCCGACGTGTACGACAATATTATCCACTTCCCCGAAGGCTTCGACACCAAAGTGGGCGAGCGTGGCATCACCCTTTCGGGCGGCCAGAAGCAGCGCGTGAGCATGGCCCGCGCCTTGGTGAAGGAGCCCAAAATCCTGATTCTCGACGACTCACTCTCGGCTGTCGATACCAAAACCGAGAATGCCATCCTCGACAGCTTGCAGCGGGTGATGAAAAACCGCACCAGCCTCATCATCTCACACCGCGTAAGCTCGGTGAAGCTGGCCGACGAAATCCTGGTCATCGACGACGGTCAGATTGTGCAGCACGGTCCCCACGCCACGCTCATGGCCGAGGCCGACGGCCTCTACCGCGCCCTCTACGAGCGCCAGCTCCAGACGGAAGAGGCTGTAAATGAGTAA
- a CDS encoding antibiotic ABC transporter ATP-binding protein → MNPTSATKTGQVFDWLVLRRLLTYVTPYRATFIGLIVLTVATAVLGTVRPALIQRMVDVDISNNDWAGLNRSTLWLLGLLLVHTLVSYLQTYYGGWLGQYIVRDIRTDLFRHLLSLKLSFFDRTPIGVLVTRNISDVETLADVFSEGLAAMVGDLLQIVFLMIFMFWTNWQLALISLCVIPPLLFSTYVFKEKVKGSFQEVRNAVAKLNSFVQEHLTGMNVVQIFNNEAREYKKFKDINQEHTRANIKSVLYYSIYFPVAEVLGAIGVGLLVWYAAQGQIDGSISKGELIAFIMYNALFFRPIRQIADRFNTLQLGLVSTERLLKLLDSKELVSSSGTLAVPQLQGEVEFDHVWFAYNQQDGPTDDPEWVLRDISFHVQPGQTVAFVGATGAGKTSIINLLSRFYDIQQGHIKVDGHDLRDYDLGQLRRQIGVVLQDVFLFAGSIRDNITLGNRDISDAKIWEAAALVGAQRFMERLPGSLDYPVMERGATLSVGQRQLISFVRALVYEPRVIVLDEATSSVDSETEEMIQGAIDKLMEGRTALVIAHRLSTIQKADRIIVLDRGEIKETGTHDELLRLGGYYAQLYRMQYASSEQLAMSKEQSLIEGKTDK, encoded by the coding sequence ATGAACCCAACTTCTGCTACCAAAACCGGCCAGGTATTCGACTGGCTGGTGCTTCGCCGCCTGCTGACTTACGTGACGCCTTACCGCGCCACGTTCATTGGGCTCATCGTGCTCACCGTGGCCACGGCGGTGCTGGGCACGGTGCGGCCCGCGCTTATTCAGCGCATGGTGGACGTGGACATCAGCAACAACGACTGGGCCGGCCTCAACCGCTCGACGCTGTGGCTGCTGGGCCTGCTGCTGGTGCACACGCTGGTGAGCTACCTGCAAACCTATTATGGCGGCTGGCTGGGCCAATATATCGTGCGCGATATCCGCACCGACCTGTTTCGGCACCTGCTTAGTCTCAAGCTCAGCTTTTTTGACCGCACGCCCATCGGCGTGCTCGTGACGCGCAACATTTCGGACGTGGAGACGCTGGCCGACGTGTTTAGCGAGGGCCTGGCGGCGATGGTCGGCGACTTGCTGCAAATCGTCTTCCTCATGATTTTTATGTTCTGGACCAACTGGCAGCTGGCGCTCATCAGCCTGTGCGTTATTCCGCCGCTGCTTTTCAGCACCTACGTCTTCAAGGAAAAAGTGAAGGGCAGCTTCCAGGAGGTGCGCAACGCGGTGGCCAAGCTCAATTCCTTCGTGCAGGAGCACCTGACGGGCATGAACGTGGTGCAGATTTTCAATAACGAGGCGCGCGAATACAAGAAATTCAAGGACATCAACCAAGAGCATACCCGCGCCAATATTAAGTCGGTGCTGTATTACAGCATTTACTTTCCGGTGGCCGAGGTGCTGGGCGCGATAGGGGTAGGGCTGCTGGTGTGGTACGCCGCGCAGGGCCAGATTGACGGCAGCATCTCGAAAGGTGAGCTGATTGCCTTTATCATGTATAACGCGCTGTTCTTCCGGCCTATCCGCCAGATTGCCGACCGTTTCAACACCTTGCAGCTGGGCCTGGTGAGCACCGAGCGCCTGCTCAAATTGCTGGATAGCAAGGAGCTGGTTTCCAGCTCGGGCACCCTGGCCGTGCCGCAGCTGCAAGGCGAGGTAGAGTTCGACCACGTGTGGTTTGCTTATAATCAGCAGGATGGCCCGACCGACGACCCCGAGTGGGTGCTGCGCGACATCAGCTTTCACGTGCAGCCGGGCCAGACGGTAGCGTTCGTGGGGGCCACCGGCGCGGGCAAAACCAGCATTATCAATCTGTTGAGCCGCTTCTACGACATTCAACAAGGCCACATTAAGGTCGATGGGCACGACCTGCGCGACTACGACCTGGGCCAGCTGCGCCGCCAGATAGGGGTAGTGCTGCAAGACGTGTTCCTGTTTGCCGGCTCCATCCGCGACAACATCACGCTCGGCAACCGCGACATCAGCGACGCCAAAATCTGGGAAGCCGCGGCCCTGGTGGGTGCCCAGCGCTTTATGGAGCGCCTGCCGGGCAGCCTCGATTACCCGGTGATGGAGCGCGGTGCCACGCTTTCGGTGGGCCAGCGCCAGCTCATCAGCTTTGTGCGGGCGCTGGTGTACGAGCCGCGCGTGATTGTGCTCGACGAGGCCACGTCGTCCGTCGATTCGGAGACGGAGGAGATGATTCAGGGCGCTATCGACAAGCTCATGGAAGGCCGCACGGCACTCGTTATCGCCCACCGCCTCAGCACAATTCAGAAGGCTGACCGCATCATCGTGCTCGACCGCGGCGAAATCAAGGAAACCGGCACCCACGACGAGCTGCTGCGCCTCGGCGGCTACTACGCCCAGCTCTACCGCATGCAATACGCCAGCAGTGAGCAGCTGGCAATGAGTAAGGAGCAGTCGCTCATTGAGGGAAAAACTGACAAGTAG
- a CDS encoding tRNA pseudouridine(38,39,40) synthase TruA: MRYFIHFAYDGTAYCGWQVQPGVATVQATLDKALSQVLRQPVHSLGSGRTDSGVHASHQVAHFEADFPAEMTFDLLRYRLNRALPPDVQVMRIHPVGDKDHARFSAEVRTYEYFVSLRPDPFRRDQALYLDCAPDVAAMNEAAAYLVGQFDFTAFSKVKGSESHYVCYLYEANWREVPNGLVFRIRANRFVRGMVRLVVGTLLDVGRGKLTPPEFQQVLHRQQRVAASGAAPAKGLYLSEVTYASGIVPDLPQPL, from the coding sequence ATGCGCTACTTCATTCATTTTGCCTACGATGGCACGGCCTACTGCGGCTGGCAGGTGCAGCCCGGCGTGGCCACCGTGCAGGCCACGCTCGACAAAGCCCTAAGCCAGGTACTGCGCCAGCCAGTGCATTCGCTGGGCAGCGGGCGCACCGATTCGGGCGTGCACGCCAGCCATCAGGTAGCGCATTTCGAGGCCGATTTTCCGGCCGAAATGACGTTCGACCTGCTGCGTTATCGCCTCAACCGCGCCCTACCCCCCGATGTGCAGGTGATGCGCATTCACCCGGTGGGCGATAAGGACCACGCCCGCTTTTCGGCCGAGGTGCGCACTTATGAGTACTTTGTGAGCCTGCGGCCCGACCCGTTTCGGCGCGACCAGGCGCTGTACCTCGACTGCGCGCCCGACGTGGCGGCCATGAACGAGGCCGCGGCCTACCTGGTGGGTCAGTTCGATTTCACGGCGTTTTCGAAGGTGAAGGGTAGCGAGAGCCACTACGTATGCTACCTCTACGAGGCGAACTGGCGCGAGGTGCCTAATGGGCTGGTATTCCGTATTCGGGCCAACCGCTTTGTGCGGGGCATGGTGCGGCTGGTAGTGGGCACCTTGCTCGACGTGGGCCGCGGCAAGCTCACGCCGCCGGAGTTTCAGCAGGTGCTGCATCGGCAGCAGCGCGTGGCGGCCAGCGGGGCCGCGCCAGCTAAAGGTTTGTATTTGAGCGAGGTAACGTACGCGTCGGGAATTGTGCCGGATTTGCCCCAACCGCTTTGA
- a CDS encoding F0F1 ATP synthase subunit gamma (produces ATP from ADP in the presence of a proton gradient across the membrane; the gamma chain is a regulatory subunit) — protein sequence MASLKEVRSRIQSVSSTQQITKAMKMVAAAKLRRAQDNIIRMRPYAQRLTSILANLTRTTTDEVVSEYGQVREVRRVLIVAITSDRGLAGAFNANVFKGVNAAIAERYANLPKENITMLAIGKKAHDYYARRGTKQVGDYTHVFAKLSFDTVRVAAEEAMRGFVEGSYDQVVIVYNEFKNVATQVIQVEQLLPLVPTEVPAGTPSATAPDASIDYIFEPSKEEIIQTLIPQSLKIQLYKAVLESNASEHGARMTAMDKATDNAGELLKALKLTYNRTRQAAITTEILEIVGGAEALAATR from the coding sequence ATGGCCTCTCTTAAAGAAGTTCGCTCGCGCATCCAATCGGTTTCGAGCACGCAGCAGATTACCAAAGCCATGAAAATGGTGGCGGCGGCCAAGCTGCGCCGGGCCCAGGATAACATTATTCGGATGCGCCCCTATGCCCAGCGACTGACCAGCATTTTGGCCAACCTGACCCGCACTACCACCGACGAGGTAGTGAGCGAGTATGGTCAGGTGCGGGAGGTGCGCCGGGTGCTCATCGTTGCCATCACCTCAGACCGCGGCCTGGCCGGGGCCTTCAATGCCAACGTGTTTAAGGGCGTGAATGCGGCGATTGCTGAGCGCTACGCCAATCTGCCGAAGGAGAATATCACGATGTTGGCCATTGGCAAAAAGGCGCACGACTACTACGCCCGGCGCGGCACCAAGCAAGTGGGCGACTACACGCACGTCTTCGCGAAGCTGTCGTTCGATACGGTGCGCGTAGCGGCTGAGGAAGCCATGCGTGGCTTTGTGGAAGGCAGCTACGACCAGGTGGTGATAGTGTACAACGAGTTTAAGAACGTGGCCACCCAGGTTATTCAGGTGGAGCAGCTGCTGCCGCTGGTGCCCACGGAGGTGCCGGCCGGCACGCCCAGCGCCACCGCCCCGGACGCTAGCATCGACTACATTTTCGAGCCCAGCAAGGAGGAGATTATTCAGACGCTCATCCCGCAGAGCCTGAAAATTCAGCTTTACAAAGCCGTGTTGGAAAGCAATGCTTCGGAGCACGGTGCCCGCATGACGGCAATGGACAAAGCGACCGACAACGCCGGCGAGCTCCTGAAAGCGCTCAAGCTAACGTATAACCGGACGCGTCAGGCCGCTATCACGACGGAGATTCTTGAAATCGTGGGTGGTGCCGAAGCCCTGGCGGCAACCCGGTAA
- a CDS encoding F0F1 ATP synthase subunit alpha (produces ATP from ADP in the presence of a proton gradient across the membrane; the alpha chain is a catalytic subunit) translates to MAEVRPDEVSAILRQQLSNFKSAAELEEVGTVLQVGDGVARIYGLSHAQSGELIEFENGLQALVLNLEEDNVGAVMLGEYGDIKEGATVRRTKKIASIQVGEGIVGRVVNTLGQPIDGRGPIQGQTYEMPLERKAPGVIFRQPVTEPLQTGIKAIDAMIPIGRGQRELIIGDRQTGKSTVALDAILNQREFYDRGEPVFCIYVAIGQKASTVAQVVQSLTKGGAMDYTVVVSASASDPAPMQFYAPFTGAAIGEYFRDTGRPALVVYDDLSKQAVAYREVSLLLRRPPGREAYPGDVFYLHSRLLERAAKINASDEIARNMNDLPDSLKPLVKGGGSLTALPIIETQAGDVSAYIPTNVISITDGQIFLETNLFNSGVRPAINVGISVSRVGGNAQIKSMKKVAGTLKLDQAQFRELEAFAKFGSDLDASTKLTIERGRRNLEILKQPQFSPVKVEDQVAIIYASTNGLLDTVPVNRVREFETEFRQVMNARNPEVLKALKAGKLDDSVTGAIRQTAKDVAAGYAAK, encoded by the coding sequence ATGGCAGAAGTACGCCCGGACGAAGTATCCGCCATCCTGCGGCAGCAGCTGTCCAATTTCAAATCGGCCGCCGAGCTCGAAGAGGTCGGCACGGTGCTCCAGGTCGGCGACGGCGTGGCCCGCATCTACGGCTTGTCGCACGCGCAGTCGGGCGAGCTGATTGAGTTCGAAAACGGCCTGCAAGCGCTGGTGCTGAACTTGGAAGAAGATAACGTAGGTGCCGTAATGCTCGGCGAATACGGCGATATTAAAGAAGGCGCTACCGTGCGCCGGACCAAGAAGATTGCCTCCATCCAGGTGGGCGAGGGCATTGTGGGCCGCGTGGTAAACACGCTGGGCCAGCCCATCGACGGCCGTGGTCCCATCCAGGGCCAGACCTACGAGATGCCTCTGGAGCGCAAAGCGCCCGGCGTAATCTTCCGTCAGCCCGTAACCGAGCCGCTGCAAACGGGTATTAAGGCTATCGACGCCATGATTCCGATTGGCCGCGGCCAGCGCGAGCTGATTATTGGCGACCGCCAGACCGGCAAATCGACGGTAGCGCTCGACGCTATCCTGAACCAGCGCGAGTTTTATGACCGCGGCGAGCCGGTTTTCTGCATCTACGTAGCCATTGGCCAGAAGGCTTCGACGGTAGCCCAGGTGGTGCAGTCTTTGACTAAAGGTGGGGCGATGGACTACACGGTGGTCGTGTCGGCTTCGGCCTCTGACCCCGCGCCGATGCAGTTCTACGCGCCTTTCACGGGAGCCGCCATCGGTGAGTACTTCCGCGACACGGGCCGCCCGGCGCTGGTAGTATATGACGACTTGTCGAAGCAGGCCGTGGCCTACCGCGAGGTTTCGTTGCTGCTGCGTCGTCCTCCGGGACGCGAAGCCTACCCCGGCGACGTGTTTTACCTGCACAGCCGCCTGTTGGAGCGCGCCGCTAAAATCAACGCTTCGGATGAGATTGCGCGCAACATGAATGACCTGCCCGATAGCCTGAAGCCACTGGTGAAAGGCGGTGGCTCGCTCACGGCCCTCCCCATCATCGAGACGCAGGCGGGCGACGTATCGGCCTATATTCCGACCAACGTCATCTCGATTACGGACGGGCAGATTTTCCTCGAAACCAACCTCTTCAACTCCGGCGTGCGCCCCGCTATCAACGTGGGTATCTCGGTAAGCCGGGTGGGTGGCAATGCCCAGATTAAGTCGATGAAGAAGGTCGCGGGCACGCTGAAGCTCGACCAGGCGCAGTTCCGCGAGCTGGAAGCTTTTGCCAAGTTCGGCTCGGACCTCGATGCTTCGACCAAGCTCACCATTGAGCGCGGCCGCCGCAACCTCGAGATTCTGAAGCAGCCCCAGTTTTCGCCCGTGAAGGTGGAAGACCAGGTAGCCATTATCTACGCCTCTACCAACGGCCTGCTCGACACCGTGCCCGTGAACCGGGTGCGGGAGTTCGAAACGGAGTTTCGCCAGGTAATGAACGCCCGCAACCCCGAGGTGCTCAAAGCGCTGAAAGCCGGCAAGCTGGATGACTCGGTGACGGGGGCTATTCGCCAAACGGCCAAGGACGTGGCCGCCGGCTACGCGGCTAAGTAA
- a CDS encoding F0F1 ATP synthase subunit delta — MADQRVAARYAKSLLDLAQEMGTLPIIKQDMDLLAATMAGSRDLRLLLRNPIVKHDKKLSILTAIFQGKVSETLMRFFQILTSKNREDALEFIGSEFLIQYNSLMGVQVAEVTSATPLTPATRAEIEKMVKQQTGLKDVSLIEEVDASLIGGFVLRVGDQQIDDSVKGNLRRLRTALADNTYQPSLN, encoded by the coding sequence ATGGCCGACCAACGAGTAGCCGCCCGCTATGCTAAGTCCTTGTTGGACTTGGCGCAGGAAATGGGCACCTTGCCAATAATCAAGCAGGATATGGACCTGCTGGCCGCTACGATGGCCGGCAGCCGCGACCTGCGTTTGTTGTTGCGCAACCCGATTGTGAAGCACGACAAAAAGCTTAGCATCCTGACCGCCATTTTCCAAGGCAAAGTGTCGGAGACACTGATGCGCTTTTTTCAGATTCTGACCAGCAAAAACCGCGAGGATGCGCTGGAATTCATCGGCAGCGAATTCCTGATTCAGTATAATTCTCTAATGGGCGTGCAGGTGGCGGAGGTAACTTCAGCTACCCCCCTCACCCCCGCCACTCGGGCCGAAATCGAGAAGATGGTGAAGCAGCAAACGGGTCTGAAAGACGTTTCGCTCATCGAAGAAGTGGATGCCTCGCTGATTGGCGGCTTCGTGCTGCGCGTGGGCGACCAGCAGATTGACGACTCGGTTAAAGGCAACCTGCGCCGCCTGCGCACGGCCCTGGCCGACAATACTTACCAACCTAGCTTAAACTAA
- a CDS encoding F0F1 ATP synthase subunit B (Produces ATP from ADP in the presence of a proton gradient across the membrane. Subunit B is part of the membrane proton channel.), protein MSLITPEFGLLFWQTLIFLILLLLLARFAWKPILSSLKEREDSIDEALKMAQNAKLEMQSLKAGNEKLLADARHERDQMLKEGQTIANQLIEQAKTTAVEEANRIAQQAREAIQQEKNQALAEVKNTAAQLSVDIAERVLRRELAEPAAQQKLVDDYLKDVKLN, encoded by the coding sequence ATGTCGCTTATCACTCCCGAATTCGGTTTGCTCTTTTGGCAAACCCTTATTTTCCTTATCCTGCTGCTGCTGCTGGCCAGGTTTGCCTGGAAGCCTATCCTGAGCTCGCTCAAGGAGCGCGAGGACAGCATCGACGAGGCCCTGAAAATGGCCCAAAACGCCAAGCTGGAGATGCAAAGCCTGAAGGCCGGCAATGAGAAGCTGCTGGCTGACGCTCGCCATGAGCGCGACCAAATGCTGAAGGAAGGCCAGACTATCGCCAACCAACTCATTGAGCAGGCCAAAACTACCGCCGTAGAAGAAGCAAACCGCATCGCCCAGCAAGCCCGCGAAGCCATTCAGCAGGAAAAAAACCAGGCCCTGGCCGAGGTGAAAAATACTGCCGCCCAGCTCAGCGTGGACATTGCCGAGCGCGTGCTCCGCCGCGAGCTGGCCGAGCCAGCTGCCCAGCAAAAACTGGTGGACGACTATCTGAAAGATGTTAAACTCAATTAG
- a CDS encoding F0F1 ATP synthase subunit C, which produces MLLSLLLQVVNSVGLAVMGAGIGAGLAIIGAGLGIGRIGGSAMEAIGRQPEASGKIQTAMLIVAALIEGAALFAVVVCLLIALNLK; this is translated from the coding sequence ATGCTTCTTTCGTTGTTGCTGCAAGTTGTTAATTCGGTTGGTCTGGCTGTAATGGGTGCCGGCATTGGGGCCGGTCTGGCTATCATAGGTGCCGGCCTGGGTATTGGCCGCATCGGCGGTAGCGCTATGGAAGCCATCGGCCGTCAGCCAGAAGCTTCGGGCAAAATTCAGACTGCCATGCTCATCGTGGCCGCTCTGATTGAAGGAGCAGCCTTGTTCGCAGTTGTAGTCTGCCTGCTCATCGCGCTGAATCTGAAGTAG